The Methylomicrobium lacus LW14 genome window below encodes:
- a CDS encoding TetR/AcrR family transcriptional regulator, translated as MARRSQHTLPEIKAMVLQAAETLVAEEGSKALTMRNVAFEIGYTVGSIYMVFENMNDLVLQLNARTLDALSEQFDNMPPQAPAQAIEAIAEIYLNFADRHFNCWSLIFEHRQPEGGELPDWYQEKIERAFSRFEAEFKQLAEDRSEAQAKQAARTLWGGIHGICMLSLTGKFAAVGADDMNASVKLLVRHFLDSWRRQDRR; from the coding sequence ATGGCAAGAAGAAGCCAACATACACTCCCAGAAATCAAGGCCATGGTGCTTCAGGCCGCCGAAACGCTGGTCGCCGAAGAAGGCAGCAAGGCGCTGACGATGCGCAATGTCGCGTTCGAAATCGGCTATACGGTCGGCAGCATCTATATGGTGTTCGAGAACATGAACGATCTGGTGCTGCAATTGAACGCCCGCACGCTCGATGCGTTGAGCGAGCAGTTCGACAACATGCCGCCTCAAGCGCCGGCACAGGCGATCGAAGCGATCGCGGAGATTTACCTGAACTTTGCCGACCGCCACTTCAATTGCTGGAGTCTTATCTTCGAGCATCGCCAGCCGGAGGGCGGGGAACTACCGGACTGGTACCAAGAAAAAATCGAACGCGCGTTTTCGCGTTTCGAAGCGGAATTCAAACAACTGGCCGAGGACCGAAGCGAGGCGCAGGCCAAACAGGCCGCGCGGACGTTATGGGGCGGCATCCACGGTATCTGCATGTTGTCGCTGACCGGCAAGTTCGCGGCCGTCGGCGCGGACGACATGAATGCGAGCGTGAAGCTGCTGGTTAGGCACTTCCTCGACAGTTGGCGGCGTCAGGACAGGCGGTAG
- a CDS encoding metallophosphoesterase family protein, with protein MNHINRSRRHFLQTSGALALGSTLPISLVELAFADAQQNFTFAYISDAHIQQIKGNRFVRNWDRGLIRAVAEANLLTPKPDFVMFGGDLAQLGSAPELDHGAEILSALKYKTRYVMGEHDYYLDLGAYWEKLFGPQYYSFDHKGVHFIVLNSIRTYDDWTYHRWPSNEQRMLEMAGLDNPNSSPFMVGDEQRQWLKKNLEKIQKSTPIVVFSHSPLQKIYKGWNFWTEDAEQIQALLKPFNKVSVIYGHVHQIQYNQIGNISFNSVMATAWPWPYPSTYAQAEQYLPKLTVPMNRADPFFERDATGWQFINVASGHVDLNYLLPENTGRSVGFDKAAKKPVDAEYQSEGARIPPQSHF; from the coding sequence ATGAATCACATTAATCGCAGCCGCCGCCATTTCCTGCAAACCTCCGGCGCCCTGGCGCTCGGCAGCACCCTGCCGATCAGCCTAGTCGAACTGGCCTTTGCCGATGCGCAGCAGAACTTCACCTTTGCATATATATCGGATGCGCACATTCAACAGATCAAAGGTAACCGTTTCGTCAGAAACTGGGACCGCGGTCTGATCCGCGCGGTCGCCGAAGCCAATCTGTTGACTCCGAAACCGGACTTCGTGATGTTCGGCGGCGATCTCGCGCAATTGGGTTCGGCGCCGGAGCTTGATCATGGCGCCGAAATCCTATCGGCGTTGAAATATAAAACCCGCTATGTGATGGGCGAGCACGACTATTACCTGGATCTCGGCGCTTACTGGGAAAAGCTGTTCGGCCCGCAGTATTACAGTTTCGATCACAAGGGCGTGCATTTCATCGTACTGAACAGCATCCGCACTTACGACGACTGGACCTACCACCGCTGGCCGAGCAATGAACAGCGCATGCTGGAAATGGCTGGCCTCGACAATCCGAACAGTTCGCCATTCATGGTTGGCGACGAACAGCGCCAATGGTTGAAAAAAAATCTGGAAAAGATTCAGAAATCGACCCCGATCGTTGTGTTTTCGCATTCGCCGCTGCAAAAGATTTACAAGGGCTGGAATTTCTGGACCGAGGACGCCGAGCAGATTCAGGCCTTGTTGAAGCCTTTCAACAAGGTTTCGGTGATTTACGGTCATGTACATCAGATTCAATACAATCAGATCGGCAATATCAGTTTCAACTCGGTGATGGCGACCGCCTGGCCGTGGCCGTATCCTTCAACTTATGCGCAGGCCGAGCAATACCTGCCGAAACTGACCGTGCCGATGAACCGCGCCGACCCGTTCTTCGAACGCGATGCGACCGGCTGGCAGTTCATCAACGTCGCGAGCGGCCATGTCGATCTCAATTACCTGCTGCCTGAAAACACCGGCCGTAGCGTGGGTTTCGACAAGGCCGCCAAAAAACCGGTCGATGCAGAGTACCAGTCCGAAGGCGCGCGAATTCCGCCGCAAAGCCATTTTTAA
- a CDS encoding cytochrome-c peroxidase: MRLLSVLTLSITALFAQAQTTAAPETNPPAANPLLGLPPVPIPADNPQTPAKIALGDKLFHDARFSIDGTVSCATCHSEKHAFTDGKQFSTGHHGLTGTRNAPTVVNAAFYTSQFWDGREPDLEGQSKQPPVNPVEGGLANHEPILQIVRTDPDYKKAFTEVFGVADAKLTMDHVAKAIASFERSIVSGNSPFDRYYIQGDKRALNAAQVRGFQLFIDQGRCVSCHTIENDQALFTDSKFHNIGIGINAIQDDVPRLASASLEAKAKGGDVDQIVLTDKKSSELGRFAVTDKMTAIGAFKTPTLRNIDLTAPYMHDGSLKTLKEVVIHYNNGGVTPADAKVNDFLSGGIRPLNLTEAQINDLVEFLKALTSPQFAQTVTAAAQQEAGHESH, encoded by the coding sequence ATGCGTTTACTCTCCGTGCTGACGCTCAGCATCACCGCGTTGTTTGCGCAGGCGCAAACAACGGCCGCCCCCGAGACGAATCCCCCGGCAGCCAATCCACTGCTCGGTCTGCCGCCGGTGCCGATTCCGGCCGACAATCCGCAGACGCCGGCGAAGATTGCGCTCGGCGACAAGCTTTTTCACGACGCGCGCTTCTCGATCGACGGCACGGTCAGTTGTGCGACCTGCCACAGCGAAAAACACGCGTTCACCGACGGCAAACAATTCTCGACCGGCCATCATGGTCTGACCGGCACGCGCAACGCGCCGACCGTGGTCAATGCGGCGTTTTACACCTCGCAGTTTTGGGACGGCCGCGAGCCCGATCTGGAAGGCCAGTCCAAACAGCCGCCCGTCAATCCGGTCGAAGGCGGCCTGGCCAATCATGAACCGATCCTGCAGATCGTGCGCACCGATCCGGACTACAAAAAAGCGTTTACGGAAGTGTTCGGCGTCGCTGACGCGAAGTTGACGATGGACCATGTCGCGAAGGCTATCGCGAGTTTCGAACGTTCCATCGTGTCCGGCAACTCGCCCTTCGACCGCTATTACATCCAAGGCGACAAGCGCGCGTTGAACGCGGCGCAAGTGCGCGGCTTCCAGTTGTTCATCGACCAAGGCCGTTGTGTTTCCTGTCACACGATCGAAAACGATCAGGCCCTGTTCACCGACAGCAAGTTCCATAACATCGGCATCGGCATCAATGCGATTCAGGACGATGTGCCGCGTCTGGCCAGCGCGTCTCTGGAGGCGAAAGCGAAGGGCGGCGACGTCGATCAGATCGTGCTGACCGACAAGAAATCTTCCGAGCTCGGCCGTTTCGCGGTGACCGACAAGATGACCGCGATCGGCGCGTTCAAGACGCCGACCTTGCGCAACATCGACCTGACCGCGCCGTACATGCACGACGGCAGTCTGAAAACGCTGAAAGAGGTGGTGATCCATTACAACAACGGCGGCGTGACGCCGGCCGACGCCAAGGTCAACGATTTTCTGAGCGGCGGGATTCGGCCCTTGAATCTGACCGAGGCGCAGATCAATGATCTGGTCGAATTTCTGAAAGCGCTGACCAGCCCGCAGTTTGCTCAAACCGTCACAGCCGCAGCCCAACAGGAGGCAGGACATGAATCACATTAA
- a CDS encoding phosphoribosylanthranilate isomerase — MRTRVKICGFTRAEDAVQAARLGADAIGLVFYPPSPRNVDIDQALRITAALPAFTTVVALFVDEEEARIREILQKVPIDCLQFHGDEPSDACRIYNKRYIKAVRVRPETDIAALAGHYYDAAGLLLDAWHPDAKGGTGSLFDWNRIPEHCGLPIILAGGLNAENAYDAVRTVKPYALDVSSGVEAAKGVKDAARMAAFLTEVNKGDRTNYDR, encoded by the coding sequence ATGCGAACTCGCGTTAAAATTTGCGGTTTTACTCGCGCCGAGGATGCGGTACAGGCCGCCAGGCTCGGGGCCGATGCGATCGGGTTGGTGTTTTATCCGCCAAGCCCTAGGAATGTCGACATCGATCAGGCGCTGCGGATAACCGCCGCCCTGCCCGCGTTTACGACGGTCGTCGCGTTGTTTGTCGACGAAGAGGAAGCCAGGATACGCGAGATTTTGCAGAAAGTGCCGATCGATTGCCTGCAGTTTCACGGCGACGAACCGAGCGATGCCTGCCGGATTTACAATAAACGCTATATCAAGGCGGTCAGGGTCAGACCTGAAACCGATATTGCGGCACTGGCAGGGCACTATTACGATGCGGCGGGCTTGCTTTTGGATGCCTGGCATCCGGATGCGAAAGGCGGCACCGGCAGCCTTTTCGATTGGAACAGGATTCCCGAACACTGCGGCTTGCCGATCATTTTGGCGGGCGGGTTGAATGCGGAGAACGCCTATGATGCGGTACGGACGGTCAAACCTTATGCGCTGGATGTCAGCAGCGGGGTGGAAGCGGCCAAAGGTGTCAAGGATGCGGCCAGAATGGCGGCATTTTTGACAGAAGTTAATAAGGGTGACAGAACAAATTATGACAGATAA
- the trpB gene encoding tryptophan synthase subunit beta, with protein MTDKYNMPDARGHFGPYGGTFVAETLILPIQELNEAYHRYMQDPEFLAELDDDLQHYVGRPSPLYHAERWSRELGGAQIYLKREDLNHTGSHKINNTVGQALLAKRMGKTRIIAETGAGQHGVATATVAARLGLECVVYMGAVDVARQSLNVYRMKLLGAKVVAVESGSKTLKDALNEALRDWVTNVDNTFYIIGTVAGPHPYPAMVRDFQTIIGREAKQQCQDMTGRLPDALVACVGGGSNAIGLFYPFIDDETVKLYGVEAAGDGIETGRHSAPLSAGRPGVLHGNRTYLMADDDGEIIETHSISAGLDYPGVGPEHAWLKDTGRANYVSITDNEALDGFYALTRMEGIIPALESSHAMAYTMKLAPTMNKDQIIIVNLSGRGDKDMQTMAKREGILL; from the coding sequence ATGACAGATAAATACAATATGCCCGATGCTCGGGGCCATTTCGGCCCTTACGGCGGAACCTTCGTCGCGGAAACGCTGATCCTGCCGATCCAGGAACTCAATGAAGCTTATCATCGCTATATGCAGGACCCGGAATTCCTGGCCGAACTGGATGACGATTTGCAGCATTATGTCGGCCGGCCGTCACCGCTGTATCATGCCGAGCGCTGGAGCCGCGAACTCGGCGGCGCGCAGATTTATCTGAAACGCGAAGACCTGAACCATACCGGCTCGCACAAGATCAACAACACGGTCGGCCAGGCCTTGTTGGCCAAACGCATGGGCAAGACCCGGATCATCGCCGAAACCGGCGCCGGCCAGCACGGCGTCGCGACCGCGACCGTCGCCGCCCGCCTCGGCCTCGAATGCGTGGTCTACATGGGCGCGGTCGATGTCGCGCGCCAATCGCTGAACGTGTACCGGATGAAGCTTTTGGGCGCTAAGGTCGTCGCGGTCGAATCCGGCTCGAAAACACTGAAAGACGCGCTGAACGAAGCCCTGCGCGACTGGGTCACCAATGTCGACAACACTTTCTACATCATCGGCACGGTCGCAGGACCGCACCCGTATCCGGCGATGGTCCGCGACTTTCAGACCATTATCGGCCGCGAAGCGAAGCAGCAATGCCAGGACATGACAGGGCGCCTGCCCGATGCGCTGGTCGCCTGCGTCGGCGGCGGCTCGAACGCGATCGGCCTGTTTTATCCGTTCATCGATGACGAGACGGTCAAACTGTACGGCGTCGAAGCGGCCGGCGACGGCATCGAAACCGGACGCCATTCGGCCCCGCTGTCGGCCGGACGCCCCGGCGTACTGCACGGCAACCGCACTTATTTGATGGCTGACGACGACGGCGAAATCATCGAAACCCATTCGATCTCGGCGGGACTCGATTATCCGGGCGTCGGCCCCGAGCATGCCTGGCTGAAAGACACCGGCCGCGCGAATTATGTCAGCATCACCGACAACGAAGCGCTGGATGGTTTCTATGCGTTGACGCGGATGGAAGGCATCATTCCGGCGCTCGAATCGAGCCACGCGATGGCTTATACGATGAAACTGGCGCCGACGATGAACAAAGACCAGATCATCATTGTCAATCTGTCCGGCCGCGGCGACAAAGATATGCAAACGATGGCCAAACGCGAGGGAATTTTACTGTGA
- a CDS encoding beta-class carbonic anhydrase — MSKILNEVLAANRDYANNFGDKGNLPMPPGRHFAILTCMDARLDPAKYAGLSEGDAHVIRNAGGRASDDAIRSLVISYKLLGTREWFVVHHTDCGMETFTDDIMRRLLNSSLKTASIDASGWHDSGQGPGSAEGNYIDWLTIPNQEQSVLEDVTRIRNHPLVPRDIPVYGYIYDCKSGRLIEVPSATEAGKAV; from the coding sequence ATGAGCAAAATACTGAATGAAGTTCTAGCCGCCAACCGCGACTATGCCAACAATTTTGGCGATAAAGGCAATTTGCCGATGCCGCCGGGCCGGCACTTCGCGATTCTGACCTGCATGGACGCCCGCCTCGATCCGGCCAAGTATGCGGGCCTGTCCGAAGGCGACGCCCACGTGATCCGCAATGCCGGCGGCCGCGCCAGCGACGATGCGATCCGCTCGCTGGTCATTTCCTACAAACTGCTCGGCACCCGCGAATGGTTCGTGGTGCATCATACCGATTGCGGTATGGAGACCTTTACCGACGACATCATGCGCCGCCTGCTGAACAGCAGCCTGAAAACCGCGTCGATCGACGCCAGCGGCTGGCATGACAGCGGCCAGGGTCCGGGCTCCGCCGAAGGCAATTATATCGACTGGCTGACGATCCCGAACCAGGAACAAAGCGTGCTCGAAGACGTTACCCGTATCAGGAATCACCCTTTGGTGCCGCGCGACATTCCGGTTTACGGTTATATCTATGATTGCAAATCAGGACGCTTGATCGAAGTTCCCTCTGCAACAGAAGCCGGAAAGGCAGTTTAA
- a CDS encoding Gfo/Idh/MocA family protein: MKKLKCAVIGTGYLGKFHAEKYASLPDAELVAVVDIDAAAARNIAEKHGAKALTDYRELLGQVDAVSVVVPTTLHHSVSKDFLLAGAHVLVEKPITVTLEEADELIAIAKEKNRILQVGHLERFNPAVLGLDKEEKPLFIESHRLAPFNPRANDVSVVLDLMIHDIDIILALVDSEVERIDASGTAVLTQGTDIANARLQFKNGCVANVTASRISMKLERKMRLFRPSSYVSVDFQNRVLTKHRTGDKEMFPGIPEIVTEESVFATSDALLEEIKHFIACIQSGEKPLVPGEAGRRALATAIRITELLN; encoded by the coding sequence ATGAAAAAATTAAAATGCGCGGTGATCGGCACGGGGTATCTCGGCAAGTTTCACGCGGAAAAATACGCCTCGCTGCCGGATGCGGAACTGGTCGCGGTCGTCGACATCGATGCAGCGGCCGCCCGCAACATCGCCGAAAAACACGGCGCCAAGGCGTTGACCGATTACCGGGAACTCCTGGGTCAGGTCGATGCGGTCAGCGTGGTCGTGCCGACGACGCTGCATCACAGCGTGTCGAAGGATTTTCTCTTGGCCGGCGCGCATGTGCTGGTCGAAAAGCCGATCACGGTCACGCTCGAAGAAGCCGACGAACTGATCGCGATTGCAAAAGAGAAAAACCGGATTTTGCAGGTCGGCCATCTGGAGCGCTTCAACCCGGCCGTGCTCGGGCTCGATAAAGAAGAAAAGCCGCTGTTCATCGAATCGCACCGGCTGGCGCCGTTCAATCCGCGCGCGAACGATGTCAGCGTCGTGCTCGACTTGATGATTCATGACATCGACATCATCCTGGCGCTGGTCGATTCGGAGGTCGAGCGGATCGACGCGAGCGGCACCGCCGTCTTAACCCAGGGCACCGACATCGCGAACGCCCGTTTGCAGTTCAAGAACGGCTGCGTCGCGAATGTGACCGCGAGCCGGATCAGCATGAAGCTGGAGCGCAAGATGCGGCTGTTCCGGCCGTCTTCGTATGTATCGGTCGATTTCCAGAACCGTGTGCTGACCAAGCACCGCACCGGCGACAAAGAAATGTTCCCCGGCATTCCGGAGATCGTGACCGAAGAATCGGTGTTCGCGACCAGCGACGCCTTGCTCGAAGAAATCAAACATTTTATCGCCTGCATCCAAAGCGGCGAAAAACCGCTGGTGCCGGGAGAAGCCGGGAGAAGGGCGCTCGCGACCGCGATCAGGATTACGGAGCTGCTAAATTAA
- a CDS encoding DegT/DnrJ/EryC1/StrS family aminotransferase has translation MIPMVNLKAQYAEIKDEVERGLAETIANCSFILGPNVQAFEQECADYLGVKHAIGVASGTDALHLALIAEGIGPGDEVITTAFTFIATAEAICYVGAKPVFVDIDPKTFNISPEAIEQAITPLTKAIMPVHLFGQPADMTRIADICKQYDLKLIEDCCQSFGASINGKQTGAIGDAGAYSFFPSKNLGAYGDGGLVVTNSDAAAETLKMLHNHGSKVRYYHDIIGYNSRLDEMQAVILRAKLKRIDRYNQARRRAAHLYSELMADLPLATPFEDGVGEHVYHQYTLLCDRRDEVMKALQEKQIGCAVYYPVPLHRQNVFKEACAGVKLPVTEQVAANCLSLPICSELDESTIRMIVAVIRGALQG, from the coding sequence ATGATACCAATGGTAAACCTGAAGGCGCAGTACGCTGAAATCAAGGACGAAGTCGAGCGCGGCCTGGCCGAAACGATCGCGAACTGCTCGTTCATTCTGGGCCCGAACGTGCAGGCTTTCGAACAGGAATGCGCCGATTATCTGGGCGTCAAGCATGCTATCGGCGTCGCCTCCGGCACCGATGCGCTACACCTGGCGCTGATCGCGGAAGGCATCGGGCCCGGCGATGAAGTGATCACGACCGCGTTCACCTTCATCGCGACCGCCGAGGCGATCTGCTATGTCGGCGCGAAGCCGGTGTTTGTTGACATCGATCCCAAGACCTTCAACATCTCGCCGGAGGCGATCGAGCAGGCGATTACGCCGCTTACCAAGGCTATCATGCCGGTGCATCTGTTCGGCCAGCCGGCCGATATGACGCGGATCGCCGACATCTGCAAGCAGTACGATCTGAAACTGATCGAGGATTGCTGCCAGTCTTTCGGCGCCTCGATCAACGGCAAACAGACCGGCGCGATCGGCGATGCGGGCGCTTACAGCTTCTTTCCGAGCAAAAACCTCGGCGCCTACGGCGACGGCGGCCTGGTCGTGACCAACTCCGATGCCGCCGCCGAAACGCTCAAGATGCTGCACAATCACGGCTCGAAAGTGCGCTATTATCACGACATCATCGGCTACAACAGCCGACTGGATGAAATGCAGGCGGTGATTTTGCGCGCCAAGCTGAAGCGCATTGACCGCTACAATCAGGCGCGCCGCCGTGCCGCGCATCTGTATTCGGAGCTGATGGCCGATCTGCCGTTGGCGACGCCTTTTGAGGACGGCGTCGGCGAGCACGTGTATCACCAATACACCTTGCTATGCGACCGCCGCGACGAGGTGATGAAGGCCTTGCAGGAAAAGCAGATCGGCTGCGCGGTGTATTATCCGGTGCCGTTGCATCGGCAAAACGTGTTCAAGGAAGCCTGCGCCGGCGTCAAACTGCCGGTGACCGAACAGGTCGCGGCGAACTGTTTGTCTTTGCCAATCTGTTCGGAGCTGGACGAGTCAACGATCAGAATGATCGTGGCGGTGATCCGCGGGGCATTGCAGGGCTGA
- a CDS encoding DUF1428 domain-containing protein produces MAYIDGFLLPLPTSNIDEYRRQAQAAGQIWIEHGALAFQECIADDMTPQGSLTFPELIKTQAGETVVFSYIVFESREHRDQVNAKVMADPRLKNLCDPDNMPFDCKRMAYGGFNSLVSL; encoded by the coding sequence ATGGCTTATATCGACGGCTTTTTACTGCCATTGCCCACCAGCAACATCGACGAATACCGCCGGCAAGCGCAAGCAGCCGGACAAATCTGGATCGAGCACGGCGCGTTGGCGTTCCAGGAATGCATAGCGGACGACATGACGCCCCAGGGCTCGCTGACTTTTCCGGAACTGATCAAAACGCAGGCGGGCGAAACGGTCGTCTTCTCGTATATCGTCTTCGAGTCGCGCGAACATCGCGATCAGGTCAATGCCAAGGTGATGGCGGACCCGCGCCTCAAAAACCTGTGCGATCCCGACAACATGCCGTTCGATTGCAAGCGGATGGCTTATGGCGGATTCAACAGTTTGGTCTCGCTTTGA
- a CDS encoding GyrI-like domain-containing protein, which produces MKVMVMVKASPSSESGTMPSEALLAAMGQFNEELAKAGILLAGEGLQPSSKGVRVRFSGRQRTVIAGPFIETKELVAGYWLWRVKSMEEAIDWVKRCPNPMPEESEIEIRPLFEADDFGDAFTPELREQEAGIRAMALGLGAVRFENLENRTIAGLNARFSLETLGNIPLHWQRFVPHLGHIPGQIGKTAYGVCWNPGEGCSFDYLVGVEVDDTAHLPSGFEHLQLAAGRYAVLTHVQHVGSIKQTIDAIWTQWVPDCGIHIASLPWFERYTEAFDPATGLGGVEIWLPLAE; this is translated from the coding sequence ATGAAAGTCATGGTCATGGTCAAAGCCAGCCCAAGTTCCGAGTCCGGAACAATGCCGAGCGAGGCATTGTTGGCTGCAATGGGCCAATTCAACGAAGAGCTGGCCAAGGCCGGCATCCTGCTCGCGGGCGAAGGCCTCCAGCCCAGTTCAAAAGGCGTTCGAGTCCGTTTTTCCGGCCGGCAGCGCACGGTCATCGCCGGGCCGTTCATCGAAACCAAGGAACTGGTCGCGGGCTATTGGCTTTGGCGGGTCAAGTCGATGGAAGAAGCGATCGACTGGGTCAAACGCTGCCCGAATCCGATGCCGGAAGAGTCCGAGATCGAAATCCGCCCTTTGTTCGAAGCCGACGATTTCGGCGACGCCTTCACCCCGGAACTGCGCGAACAGGAAGCAGGCATCCGGGCCATGGCCCTGGGACTTGGCGCCGTCCGTTTTGAAAATCTGGAAAATCGCACGATAGCCGGGTTAAACGCACGCTTTTCCCTGGAAACGCTCGGCAATATCCCTCTGCATTGGCAGCGCTTCGTGCCGCATTTGGGCCATATTCCGGGTCAAATAGGCAAGACGGCTTACGGCGTTTGCTGGAACCCCGGCGAAGGATGCAGTTTCGATTACCTGGTCGGCGTCGAGGTCGACGATACCGCGCATTTACCATCAGGCTTCGAGCATCTGCAATTGGCGGCCGGGAGATATGCCGTGCTGACTCATGTCCAACACGTCGGATCGATCAAACAAACGATTGATGCCATCTGGACGCAATGGGTACCGGACTGCGGGATTCATATCGCGTCGCTACCCTGGTTCGAGCGCTACACCGAAGCATTCGACCCGGCCACGGGACTCGGCGGCGTCGAGATTTGGCTGCCCTTGGCCGAATAA
- a CDS encoding LysR family transcriptional regulator produces MDKLNNMRVFCRIVELGTFAAVAREMNLSAMMITKYMAQLEESLGVALLNRTTRQISLTEAGEIYYHRGKQLLDDFLELDESTSQLGRNVRGVLKIIAPIDFGGLFMVPAIEAYQREYPDVKILMTLRNSHVNLGEGNFDLSILVTDTLDLGVVARKIAETRLCVYASPEYIAAHGKPECIEELSEHRCLHYMDTPHRDYWIFHAGNDEVKIKTNWHFASNNGRALCQAAALGMGITQAPEFSVANYLAEGKLVEVLQAFRIPSLAIYATYLQRRFLPAKLTTFVDFMVRYFAENSPSSADRTI; encoded by the coding sequence ATGGACAAATTGAACAACATGCGGGTATTTTGCCGTATCGTCGAACTCGGTACTTTCGCGGCGGTTGCGCGCGAAATGAATCTGTCCGCGATGATGATAACCAAATACATGGCGCAACTGGAAGAATCGCTCGGCGTTGCCTTGCTGAACCGGACGACGCGCCAGATCAGCCTGACCGAGGCCGGAGAGATTTACTATCACCGCGGCAAGCAATTGCTGGACGATTTTCTGGAACTGGACGAATCGACCTCGCAGCTCGGCAGAAACGTGCGCGGGGTGTTGAAAATCATAGCGCCGATCGACTTCGGCGGCTTGTTCATGGTGCCGGCGATCGAGGCCTATCAGCGCGAGTACCCGGACGTCAAAATTTTGATGACCTTGCGCAACAGTCATGTGAATCTCGGCGAGGGCAATTTCGATCTGTCGATTCTGGTCACCGACACCCTGGACCTCGGCGTGGTGGCCCGGAAAATCGCCGAGACGCGTCTGTGCGTTTATGCATCGCCGGAGTATATCGCAGCGCACGGCAAACCGGAATGCATCGAGGAACTCAGCGAACACCGCTGCCTGCATTACATGGATACGCCACACCGCGATTACTGGATTTTCCATGCCGGCAACGACGAGGTCAAGATCAAAACGAATTGGCATTTCGCCTCGAACAACGGCCGCGCCCTGTGCCAGGCCGCGGCGTTGGGCATGGGCATTACCCAGGCGCCGGAATTTTCGGTCGCGAATTATCTGGCGGAGGGCAAACTGGTCGAAGTGTTGCAGGCATTTCGGATTCCGTCGCTGGCGATTTATGCGACTTATTTGCAGCGGCGCTTTTTGCCGGCCAAACTGACCACGTTTGTCGATTTTATGGTCCGTTATTTCGCGGAAAACAGTCCGTCCAGCGCGGACCGGACGATTTGA
- a CDS encoding NUDIX hydrolase, translated as MKPLPHQELLAIVDQDDNVIDTCARHIVHATGLMHRAVHILVFDESGRLFLQKRSMSKDLNPGLWDTSAAGHVDAHEDYDASALRELREELGVEHDGPIAPMLKLPPTLENGMEFVQVYRIMHNGPFVLAADEIDAGDWFTPGEIDARVQADDLELTPTFKMLWRHWGGTASA; from the coding sequence ATGAAGCCACTCCCTCATCAAGAACTTCTCGCGATCGTCGATCAAGACGACAACGTCATCGACACCTGCGCCCGGCACATCGTGCATGCAACGGGCCTCATGCACCGTGCGGTGCATATTCTGGTATTCGACGAATCCGGCCGCCTGTTCCTGCAAAAACGCTCGATGAGCAAGGACCTGAATCCGGGGCTCTGGGATACCTCGGCCGCAGGGCACGTCGATGCGCATGAAGATTATGATGCCAGCGCGCTCAGGGAACTGCGCGAGGAACTCGGCGTCGAGCACGACGGCCCGATCGCGCCGATGCTCAAGCTTCCGCCAACCCTTGAAAACGGCATGGAGTTCGTCCAGGTCTATCGGATCATGCATAACGGCCCGTTTGTACTGGCGGCGGACGAGATCGACGCCGGCGACTGGTTTACGCCCGGCGAGATCGACGCCCGCGTGCAGGCCGATGACTTAGAGCTGACGCCGACCTTCAAGATGCTTTGGCGGCACTGGGGGGGCACGGCGAGCGCTTGA